The sequence below is a genomic window from Planctomycetia bacterium.
CTCGCAAACCGCTGTTCGGCTACAAGCCGATGATTTATTCGATCGCCGGCATCGCCGGGCTCGGGTTCATCGTTTGGGGCCACCATATGTTCATGTCGGGCATGAACCCCGCGTTGGGGCTGACGTTCATGCTTTCAACGATGATGATCGCCCTACCGAGCGCGATTAAGACCTTCAATTGGCTCGGGACCATTTGGGGCGGGCGAATTGAGTACACCTCAGCGATGTTGTTCGCGCTGTCGTTCGTCTCGATGTTCATCATCGGCGGGTTGTCCGGCATCTTCATGGCCGCGACGCCAGTCGATATCTTCATCCACGATACGTACTTCATCGTCGGGCACATCCACTACGTGCTCTTCGGCGGTACCGCTTTTGGCGTGTTTGGCGCGATCTATTTCTGGTTCCCCAAGATGTTCGGCCGGATGATGAACGAGACGCTGGGCAAGATTCACTTCTTCCTGTCGTTCATTTTCTTCAACGGCACGTTCTTTACGATGCACATCCTGGGGGCGAACGGCTTCCCGCGCCGGCTGGCCGATCCATATCACTATCAGACGTTCGAGCACCTGCAGGGCATGAATCAGTTCATGACGATTTGTGCGCTCGGCATGGGCGCTGCGCAGATTATTTTTGCGTTGAACTTCTTCTACAGCTTGCTCTTCGGGCCGACCTGCGGGCGCAATCCTTGGAACAGCAACACGCTCGAATGGCTCGCCCCGAGCCCTCCCGGACACGGCAACTTCGACGTGCAACCGATCGTCTACCGCGGTCCCTACGAATACGGTTCGCCGGCTTCCGATTCGATCAACTTCCCGCAGTGGCAGCCGCCGAAGGAAGGGATCGATGAAGAGGAGTTGGGGCACCATTAGGGAAATGATGAATTGAGGCGATTGACATTCATTGTTCAGACCGAGATGAGTTGACTTTACGACATTGAGCACTGAATCCAACATTACCATCTGGCTTCGACCGCATTTTTGGGCGGTGTTGTTGTGCTGCGCGACGTTTCCGCTGATTTGGGTCGGCGGGCTGGTCACCACGACTGAAGCCGGTATGGCGGTGCCCGACTGGCCGACGACCTATGGATACAACATGTTTTTGTATCCCTGGCAAACCTGGATGTTCGGCCCGTGGGATTTGTTCATTGAACATGGACACCGGCTGTTGGGCAGCGTCTCGGGACTGTTGTCGATCGCGCTCTGCGTAACGCTTTGGCTGTACGATGATCGCCGTTATGCCCGCTGGCTGGGCGTGGCCACGCTCATCGCGGTAATTGCTCAAGGCGTGCTCGGCGGGCTGCGCGTGCAGCTTGATCAGAATACGTTGGCGATGATTCATGGCTGCACCGGCCCGGCGTTTTTCGCGCTCACGGCGGTGATGGCTACAATCACTTCCCGCTGGTGGCGCGAGGCGGCGACGCAACCGCGCGGCGAAGACCACGCGCGCATCATGCCGCTGGGGGCGACGACGAGCTTGCTCGCGTTTCTGCAATTGACGCTTGGGGCGCAACTGCGGCATGTGCCGGTTGATGCCTCGCCTGGCTCGTTCCGTGCAATGGTGCTGTTGCATCTGATGTTGGCCGTCGTGCTGGCGCTATACGTCGGGATGCTCGTCGTGCGAACGCTTCGCGCTGGACGCGGCGAACGCCTGCTGACGCGGCCGGCGCATCGGTTGGCGATGCTGTTCACGCTGCAACTTGTGCTCGGCACGGGCGCCTGGGTGTTGAACTACCAATGGCCGCAGTGGCTCGGCGAGCATGCTTGGAACGCCGCCCACACCAACGTCCAAGAAGGTCTGCCGCAGGTGATGGTCACGACCGCCCACATGGCGGTCGGTTCGTTGATCCTGGTCAACGCGGTGTTGCTAACGATTCGTTCGGCGCGTTTGTTGCGTCGACCGGCAGGACATTCCACGACCGCTGGCTCGATCGGGCTGGGGGTGGCGGTATGAGCATGACCTCGATTGGCGTGCCGCAAACGGCGACTGGCCCGACTGACGTGTTGCGCGTCGCGCGCGACTATCTGGAACTGGCGAAGCCGAAGATCGCCGTGCTGGAATTGGTGACCGTGGCGACCGCGTTCTACCTCGCCGGGCACGGATCGCCGCAACTGCCCATGCTGTTGCACGCGTTGATTGGCACGGCCTTGGTGGCCACGAGCGCAAGCGCGTTCAATCAATGGCTGGAACGGGGCAGTGATGCGTTGATGCCGCGCACTGCGGATCGACCTTTACCGGCTGGCCGCTTAGGCTCGCGTGACGTGGCCTGGTTCGGTTCGATCACGGCTGTGATCGGCGTCTGCTATTTGGCGCTCGCCGTCAATCAAGTCACCGCTTGTCTCGGCTTGTTAAGCTGGTTCTTGTACGTCGTGGTTTACACGCCGCTCAAGCGCCGCAGCGCCACGAACACCGCCGTCGGAGCGGTGGCCGGCGCGTTGCCGGTGCTGATGGGCTGGACCGCGACCGGCAGGGCCGTCGACGTGAACGCGGCCACGCTGTTCATGATCGTCTTCCTTTGGCAGTTCCCGCATTTCATGGCGATCGCCTGGTTGTATCGCCGCGACTACGCCTTAGGCGGCATGCAAATGTTGACGGTCGTCGATCCGACCGGCCAACGGGCCGGCCGTCAGGCGGTGTTGGCCGCTTCCGTGCTGGTGCCCGTTACGTTGGTGCCGGTGCTGGTCAGCTTCGCCACGCCCATCTACGGCGTGGCGGCGCTCACGATCGGCATCGCTCAATTGGTCTGCGCTGTGCAGTTTTTCCGCAAGCTGGACGAAACCTCCGCGCGCCGACTGCTGCGCGCCAGCCTGTTATACCTCCCGGCAATCCTGGGACTACTGACCCTGGTGCCGCTGATTTAAAGCCCAAAAACTAGTTACCCAAGGAGCAGGAATGGTGCCTGCGGTTTGACGATTGCTGATCGGGTCTCGTTTGCCGACCCATTCATCATTCATCACTCATCATTCATCACTTAGTGCCTGCAAGAGTTGCTCATGTCCACCGCCGAACATTCCCATCACGTCCGCCTGGTGTATCAGCCCGCGTTGCCGTTGTCGAACGGCAAGCTGTTCATGTGGCTGTTTTTGTCGACGGAGATCATGTTTTTCGCCGCCTTGATCGGCGCGTACATCGTGATCCGCTTCGGTGCGCCGACCTGGCCGACGCCGCACGACGTCCACCTGGTGGAAGTCATCGGCTTCTTCAATACGCTCGTGCTCGTGCTTTCCAGCGTGACGGTCGTCTATTGCCTCGAAGCGGCGAAGTCGAACAAAACCGGCGTCGCCAAAGCCTTCATGGGCGCGACGTTGCTGCTGGGCTCGATCTTCCTGGGCATCAAAGTCTACGAGTACTCGTCGAAGTTCTCGCACGGCATCTATCCCAAGCCGCAGCACAGCGGAATCTATGAAAAGGCCGACTTGTACTACGCTTCGGCCGTCCGGGCAAGGCTGCAGGAAATCAGCGGAGCGCTGACCATTAAGCCCGTTTGGACGAACGAGGACGCGCAGGCGCTCGCGGCGCTGGACGCGAAGTCTGAGCTCACCGACGAGGAAACGACGCAGCGCACCGACCTTCGCACCAAGTATTCCTCGGCGATTACCGAGAAAGAGCAGAAGCAACTCGCGTTCGTCAAAGAGCTGGAGCTTAAAACGAACACGACCGACCTCGTGGCCATTAACGCGCTCGCGATGGAGATTGCACCGCTGGCCAGCGCCATGCCGAGCGGCACGCATGGCGAGGCGCATCACGAAGGCTTGAACGATCAAATGCCGTGGCTGCGATTGCCGATCATGATTCCCGGCGGCAATATGTGGGCGAGCAGCTATTTTCTCCTGACAGGCTTTCACGCCGTCCACGTGCTCGTCGGGCTGATTTTCTTTGCGATCATGCTCAGTTGGAATCTGAACGCCGCCAGCGCCGGTGCCATCGAAAATATCGGCCTATACTGGCACTTCGTCGATCTGGTGTGGATTTTCCTGTTCCCGTTGTTGTATTTGTTTTAGGAAGTAGGTGGAGTAGGTGCAGTAGTTAGTAGGTGAAGTAGTTGGCAAATGCGGCCATCCCTCTACTTCTCCTACTTACTACTCCTCCTACTTCACCTACTCCACCTCCTGCCTGGAGTTGCTCCGCATGACTGCACACGACCATTCCCACGCCAGCCACGGTCACGAGGGCGGACACGCGCATAGCAGCCACACCGGGCAGTACTTCGCCGTGTTCGTGGCCTTGTGCGTGTTGTCGGCAATGTCGTTTTTGACCTATACCGATTTCTGGCGCGAGCGGTTCCCTGTGGAAGCCGGCCGCACGTTCATGATGGCGGTCTCCTGCACCAAGGCGATGCTGGTGATCCTGTTCTTCATGCACGTGAAGCACGAAGCCAATTGGAAATACGTGCTGACGATTCCCCCGGCGATCATGGCCGTGTTCCTGATGCTGGCCTTGGTGCCCGACATCGGGTTGCGAGCCAGAAAATATTCGCCCGAGCGTGAAGCACGGATGGCCGATAAAGCGACGACCGAACCGGCCGATGCAACCCAATACGTCGAGCCGGCAGCCGACGAACCGACGCCCGCGGCGCATTGAAGCACTCGCGGCGACTACGAATTCCCCCATCGTCGCCTTTCGCTCCGCGAAAGGAATCGCTGACGCGGAGCGCAAGCCGACGATTTCATCTTCGAGACCACGTCGGTGTCCCGCGCGGCGATTGAAGTCGTCGAAGTGACGCATCGCTACGGCGAGCGAACGGCGCTCGATGCGCTCACACTGAACGTCGCGGAGCGCGAACTGTTCGTGTTTCTCGGCCCCAACGGCGGCGGCAAAACGACGCTCTTCCGTTTGCTCTCCACGCTCATCCCCATGCAGCGCGGGCGGGGCGCAATCCTCGGCCATGATCTCGCGCAGGACGTTGTTCGCTTGCGGGCGTCGATCGGTGTCGTGTTCCAAGCCCCGAGTCTCGACCGCAAGCTGACCGTCGCGGAGAACCTGCGGCACCAAGGTCGACTGTACGGCCTGTCCGGCCCGGGGCTGCGTTACCGGATGGCGGAGGTGTTAGAACGGCTCGGGCTGACCGACCGCGCGCGCGATCTGGTG
It includes:
- a CDS encoding cytochrome C oxidase subunit IV family protein, which encodes MTAHDHSHASHGHEGGHAHSSHTGQYFAVFVALCVLSAMSFLTYTDFWRERFPVEAGRTFMMAVSCTKAMLVILFFMHVKHEANWKYVLTIPPAIMAVFLMLALVPDIGLRARKYSPEREARMADKATTEPADATQYVEPAADEPTPAAH
- the cyoE gene encoding heme o synthase, whose product is MSMTSIGVPQTATGPTDVLRVARDYLELAKPKIAVLELVTVATAFYLAGHGSPQLPMLLHALIGTALVATSASAFNQWLERGSDALMPRTADRPLPAGRLGSRDVAWFGSITAVIGVCYLALAVNQVTACLGLLSWFLYVVVYTPLKRRSATNTAVGAVAGALPVLMGWTATGRAVDVNAATLFMIVFLWQFPHFMAIAWLYRRDYALGGMQMLTVVDPTGQRAGRQAVLAASVLVPVTLVPVLVSFATPIYGVAALTIGIAQLVCAVQFFRKLDETSARRLLRASLLYLPAILGLLTLVPLI
- a CDS encoding COX15/CtaA family protein, producing MSTESNITIWLRPHFWAVLLCCATFPLIWVGGLVTTTEAGMAVPDWPTTYGYNMFLYPWQTWMFGPWDLFIEHGHRLLGSVSGLLSIALCVTLWLYDDRRYARWLGVATLIAVIAQGVLGGLRVQLDQNTLAMIHGCTGPAFFALTAVMATITSRWWREAATQPRGEDHARIMPLGATTSLLAFLQLTLGAQLRHVPVDASPGSFRAMVLLHLMLAVVLALYVGMLVVRTLRAGRGERLLTRPAHRLAMLFTLQLVLGTGAWVLNYQWPQWLGEHAWNAAHTNVQEGLPQVMVTTAHMAVGSLILVNAVLLTIRSARLLRRPAGHSTTAGSIGLGVAV
- a CDS encoding cytochrome c oxidase subunit 3 encodes the protein MSTAEHSHHVRLVYQPALPLSNGKLFMWLFLSTEIMFFAALIGAYIVIRFGAPTWPTPHDVHLVEVIGFFNTLVLVLSSVTVVYCLEAAKSNKTGVAKAFMGATLLLGSIFLGIKVYEYSSKFSHGIYPKPQHSGIYEKADLYYASAVRARLQEISGALTIKPVWTNEDAQALAALDAKSELTDEETTQRTDLRTKYSSAITEKEQKQLAFVKELELKTNTTDLVAINALAMEIAPLASAMPSGTHGEAHHEGLNDQMPWLRLPIMIPGGNMWASSYFLLTGFHAVHVLVGLIFFAIMLSWNLNAASAGAIENIGLYWHFVDLVWIFLFPLLYLF